A genomic region of Falco rusticolus isolate bFalRus1 chromosome 20, bFalRus1.pri, whole genome shotgun sequence contains the following coding sequences:
- the LOC119140365 gene encoding antimicrobial peptide NK-lysin-like, with protein MGVGHASSLSPAVTPQHWLAPSITLLSGLAMAAALLLVLVAVGVVQAAAPEPCQGGPASWCQDMATAIQCRKEQYCRDHWDSRALWDMAEGDAAEGDAVAPGRGKKCSLCTKIMEKFKSIAGEDPDEAAVQAALNKGCRALGKRLGRVCKQLVKKYREQISEALQSEEQPQDTCTAINFCKA; from the exons ATGGGCGTGGGACACGCCAGCTCACTGTCACCTGCTGTCACCCCCCAGCACTGGCTGGCACCCTCCATCACCCTCTTGAGTGGGCTCGCCATGGCTGCCGCCTTGCTCTtggtgctggtggcagtgggag TGGTGCAGGCTGCGgcccctgagccctgccagggtgGTCCCGCGTCCTGGTGCCAGGACATGGCCACTGCCATCCAGTGCCGCAAGGAGCAGTACTGCCGCGACCACTGGGACAGCCGGGCCCTG TGGGACATGGCTGAAGGGGATGCAGCTGAAGGGGATGCGGTGGCACCGGGCAGGGGGAAGAAGTGCAGCCTGTGCACCAAAATCATGGAGAAGTTCAAGTCGATAGCGGGTGAAGACCCTGATGAG GCAGCGGTGCAGGCAGCACTGAACAAGGGCTGCCGGGCCCTGGGGAAGCGCCTGGGACGCGTCTGCAAGCAGCTGGTGAAGAAGTACAGGGAGCAGATCAGCGAGGCTCTGCAGAGCGAGGAACAGCCCCAGGACACCTGCACCGCCATCAACTTCTGCAAGGCCTGA